A window of Flavobacterium psychrophilum genomic DNA:
ACTCATCTTTCTGAATGTACTCTAATGCTTCTTCAAGAGAGAAGATGATCGGAGGGATAATTCTCGCTTTTTCGTCATTTCCTGATGAACGTACGTTAGATTGTTTTTTCATCTTCGTTACGTTAACAACCATATCATCGCTACGGCTATTTTCACCAATAACCTGGCCTTCATAAATCTCGTCGTTAGCATTAACGAAGAATTTACCACGATCCTGTAATTTATCGATAGAGTAAGGAATAGCTTTTCCGTTCTCCATAGAGATTAATGAACCATTGTTACGTCCTGGAATCTCACCTTTGAAAGGTTCGTAACCAATGTAACGGTGTGACATGATCGCTTCTCCTGCAGTAGCTGTAAGCAACTGGTTTCTTAAACCGATAATTCCACGTGAAGGGATGTTAAATTTAACGATCATACGCTCTCCTTTTGCTTCCATTGAAAGTAATTCACCTTTACGGATAGTTACAAATTCAACAGCACGGCCGGAAAGTGTTTCAGGTAAGTCGATAGTTAACTCCTCGATTGGTTCACATTTTTTACCATCAATTTCTTTGATGATAACCTGTGGCTGACCAATTTGTAATTCGTAACCTTCTCTTCTCATTGTCTCGATAAGAACTGATAAGTGAAGTACACCACGACCGAAAACCATGAATTTATCAGCAGAATCAGTTTCACCTAACTTCATCGCTAAGTTTTTCTCTAACTCTTTTGTTAAACGTTCCCTGATGTGACGTGACGTTACAAATTTACCTTCTTTACCAAAGAAAGGTGAATCGTTAATCGTGAACAACATACTCATTGTTGGCTCATCGATAGCGATAGTTTGTAATGCTTCTGGGTTTTCAAAATCAGCGATAGTATCACCAATTTCAAAACCTTCTACACCAATAATCGCACAAATATCTCCGGCAACTACTTCAAGTACTTTTTTACGGCCAAGACCTTCAAAAGTATGTAGTTCCTTAATTCTTGATTTCATTACTGTACCGTCTCTTTTTACAAGAGATATCGGCATGTTTTCTTTTAAAACACCTCTCTCTAAACGACCGATAGCGATACGTCCTGTAAACGCCGAAAAGTCAAGTGAAGTGATAAGCATCTGAGGCGTACCTTCAGATACTTTTGGAGCAGGTACGTGTTCAAGTACCATGTCAAGAAGTGGCTCGATGTTTTCAGTCTGGTTTCTAAAGTCTGTAGACATCCAGTTGTTTTTAGCCGAACCGTATACAGTTGGGAAGTCTAGCTGCCACTCCTGTGCACCAAGTTCAAACATAAGGTCGAATACTTTTTCGTGTACTTCTTCCGGAGTACAGTTTTCTTTATCTACCTTATTAACAACAACACAAGGCTTAAGGCCAAGGTCGATAGCTTTTTGAAGCACGAAACGTGTTTGCGGCATTGGCCCTTCAAAGGCATCAACTAACAAAAGTACACCATCAGCCATGTTAAGCACACGCTCAACCTCACCACCGAAATCGGCGTGACCTGGGGTATCTATAATGTTGATTTTGGTTCCTTTGTACTGTACCGAAACGTTCTTAGATGTAATTGTAATACCTCTTTCACGCTCCAGGTCGTTGTTGTCCAGGATAAGGTCGCCGGTATTCTCGTTTTCACGGAACAATTGGCAGTGATACATGATTTTGTCAACCAGTGTTGTTTTACCGTGGTCAACGTGGGCAATGATTGCAATGTTTCTAATGGACTCCATTAATATATTTTTTTTGAAGGTGCAAAGGTACACATTATTTTGACAAAAAAAACATTAGTTATGAGCAAGTTAGCTTTTATTCGTTTCAGATTTTCAGCTTGTTACGTCCATTATTTGCAAAATTAAAGCCCAACCCCTTTATACACGCTGTATAATGCGCTTTTAGAGTGACCAATTTCTTAAAACCGGTTACAAAAATTTAATGTGCATTTTTAACAAAATTTAATTTTTGGATATCACTTTTATTCAAAAATCAAACTGTAAAAAATCGAAAAAGCACAAAGTGCAACATTAATTACAACACCTTAAAATTCAACAGTATAGAAAACGCTAATTTTTAGCCAAAATGCACTTTTACAAGACACAAAGCGTAACATTGAATTAAAATTATGACTACATTTGTTTAACGATTATTTAAAAAATGTCAAACAAAATAAAGAGCGTGTTTACTATTAAAGACCTTGAAAACCTTTCCGGTATTAAGGCACATACCATACGCATCTGGGAAAAGCGCTATGCTATACTGGCACCTATGCGTACCGACAGCAACATACGTTATTATGACATTCAAAGTTTACAGAAACTACTTAACGTAGCCACGTTAAACACTTTTGGCTATAAGATATCTACCATTGCAAAACTCGCTCCTGAGAAAATACCCGTATTGGTAAAGGAGATCATCTCAAGTAAAAGCCTCACCAATCACGTTATAAGCAACTTTAAGCTGGCCATGATGAATTTCGACCTGGCTTTGTTCGCTACAACCTACACCAGCCTTTTGGCGGAAAAATCATTCAGAAGCATCTTCTACGATTTCTTTATGCCGCTTTTGGAAGAGATAGGCTACCTATGGCAAACAGGAACCATATCACCTGCGCATGAGCACTTTATAAGCGCACTTATTAAACAGAAAATTTCGGCTAATGTAGAAAAGCTGCAACTCCTCCCTCCTACTAAAACAGATCGCGTTTTTGTACTCTATCTCCCTGAAGATGAAATACACGAGATCGGATTGCTTTTTGTAAATTACGAATTACTGCTTAATGGATACAAGACCATTTATATCGGCGAAAGCATGCCGCTTAACTACGTAAAAGACGTTAAGTCTTATTTCGACGATATTACATTCGTCACCTACATAACACAGCAGCCCACAATAGAAGACATCAACAAATATATAAGTAATGTTACGACAGATCTACTGGACGACAACAGTACCAAGCTTTATATATTTGGAAGGACCGCACAATATATTAAACCAATCATATTAAACGATAAGATTACGATATTTGAGAGTCTCCCTTCGTTCTCTAAAACACTCTAATTAACATAAGTTTAGTTGTTTTTGTTTAACAATTTTCTATATTTGTTAAACATGAAACAGAGAATTAATATATTAGGTAGCGGAATTTCCTCATTATCAGCAAGTTGTTACTTATCTCAACAAGGATACGACGTAACAATATACGAAAAAAATTCTACCGTCGGAGGGCGTGCCCGCCAGTTAAAAAAAGATGGTTTTACTTTTGACATTGGTCCGACCTGGTATTGGATGCCCGATGTCTTTGAACGATTCTTTGCCGATTTTAATAAAAAACCATCTGATTACTACGAACTTACACGGCTTTCGCCTGCTTATAGCGTCTATTTTGATACGCTTGACTTTGTTACAATAGCTGATAATCTGGATGTTATAGCAGAAACCTTTGAATCTATCGAGAATGGCAGCGGTGCTCAGTTAAGAGAGTTCATAGACGAAGCAAAAAGCAACTACGATATCGCTATAAAAGACCTGGTATATCGACCGGGAGAGTCTGTTTTTGAACTGGTTACTACTCAGACAATGGCAAAAGTAGGGCAGTTTTTTGGCAACATTTCTAAAGATATACGCAGGCGTTTTAAGAACAAAAGACTGGTATCTATACTGGAATTCCCTGTGCTGTTTTTGGGCGCAAAACCTTCAGACACACCATCTTTCTATAGTTTTATGAACTTCGCCGACTTTGGTCTCGGCACATGGCATCCTAAAAACGGTATGTATAGTGTAGTTCTCGCTATGGAAAAACTGGCTAAAGAACTGGGTGTTAAAATAGTTACCGATGCCAATGTATCTAAAATAAATATAGAAAACGGCACAGCAAAATCAATGGTAGTGAATGGCCAAACTATTGAGGCTGATATCATTGTAAGCGGCGCTGACTACCATCATACCGAAACATTACTTGATCCTGAGTACCGCAAGTATAGCGAGAAGTACTGGGACAAACGTACGTTTGCGCCATCATCATTATTATTCTATGTAGGTTTCGATAAGAAAATCGCTAATACAGAGCATCATACACTATTTTTTGATACTGATTTTGATGTCCATGCGAAGGATATTTACGACAACCCTAAATGGCCTGAAGAACCTTTGTTTTATGCGAGTTTCCCATCTAAAACCGATGCAGATGCAGCTCCTGAAGGCAAGGAAGCCGGAATTTTCCTTATTCCGCTGGCACCGGGTATAGAGGACACGCCGCAACTACGTGATACCTACTTCGATAAGATAATAACACGTTTGGAAAAGCTGACGCAGCAGGATGTTAGAAAAAATATTATATTTAAGGAATCCTTTTGCCTTAATGATTTTGTAAAGGATTATAATTCATACAAAGGCAACGCCTACGGACTGGCTAATACCCTGTTTCAGACTGCCTTTTTAAGACCCAAGCTAAAAAGCCCTAAGGTAAAGAACCTTTATTTTACGGGCCAGCTTACAGTACCCGGCCCAGGTGTTCCCCCTGCCCTTATATCAGGAAAACTCGTTGCCGGACTGATAGATAAACACAACCCCAAAGCAATGCCCTTAACCGTAAAGTAAACCTTATGAAAGCTATTTTCGATAAAATATCATTTGAGTGCAGCCGGAATGTAACCCGGGCTTACAGCACGTCGTTCTCCTCTGCCGTAAGGATGCTTGCCCCATCTATAAGGCAGGACATTTACAATATTTACGGCTTTGTTAGGTTTGCCGATGAGATTGTGGATTCTTTTCACGACTACGATAAAGAACAGCTTTTTAACCTGTTCGAAGGCGACCTTACCAATGCCCTACGCGATGGTATTAGCCTCAACCCCGTACTGAATTCTTTTCAGCATACTGCCAATCGTTACGCTATTGGCAACGACCTGATCAATGCTTTTATGAAAAGCATGAAACAGGATCTTATTAAGAAAGATTACAGCACTTTTGAAGAATATAACGAATACATTTACGGTAGTGCCGATGTAGTTGGCCTTATGTGCCTAAAGGTATTTGTAAATAAAGACGACGCGCGTTACGAAGAGCTTAAGCCCTTTGCTATGCGATTAGGCTCTGCCTTTCAGAAGGTTAACTTTTTGCGCGACTTAAAGGCCGATACAGAAGACCTTGAGCGCAATTACTTTCCGCTGCTGAACCTTACCGATATGGATGATGCTACCAAAGCCCATATTATCGCTGAGATAGAAGCCGACCTCGCAGAAGGATATAAAGGTATTGTACGCCTTCCGGCAGAAGCCAAATTTGGTGTATACACCGCTTATGTGTATTATAAGAAACTACTCAAGAAGCTCAAGAACACCCCTCCGATGCAGATCAGGGCTACACGTATCCGCGTACCTGATTATGAAAAGTTTGGACTCCTGGCGAAATGCTACCTTGATTACCGTTTAAACATCATTTAAAAATTTATAGCTATGTGGCTGCATATACTGGTTTTTGTACTTACCTTTTTTATAATGGAATTCATGGCCTGGTTTACCCATAAGTATGTCATGCACGGCTTTTTGTGGAGCCTGCATGCAGATCATCACCGCAAAGACCATGACTCATGGTTTGAGCGTAACGACACGTTTTTTATATTCTACGCCCTTGTAAGCATTGGCTTTTTCCTTTTATGGCAAAACGACATCCTTGAAATTGGCCTTGCCATTGGCCTTGGAATATTTGCGTACGGCCTTACCTATTTTCTTGTACACGATATCTTTATCCATCAGCGTTTTAAAATTTTCCGCAATGCCAACAGCCGTTACGGAAAAGCAGTGCGCCGCGCCCACAAAATGCACCACAAGCATATCAACAAAGAACATGGCGAATGTTTTGGAATGCTTTTGTTTCCGTGGAAGTACTGGAAGAAAAGCTAATAACCTATAATTTTATATTATCTTCGTAATAAATCATTTACGATGAAATATATTTACATATCCCTGTTATTTTCAACCATCATAAGTTGTAAAAATGGCAACTCATCGCAAGAATCGTCATCAAATTATAATGATGAAATTGGCAAAGAAGGAATGTATAACGATGGAACCTATTGCGCCGAAGTTTCTTACTATTATTCTGAAACAGGGACTAATTCTACATATACTTTAGAAGTTGAAATTGAAAACAATGACCTCACTATAATTCATTGGCCCAACGGTGGCTGGCTAGACAGTTCACATTTCACACCAATTAATATTTCTAATGGCGAAGCCATATTTACAAGTGATAAGGGTGCCGAATATACTGTTAGAATAATCGGTTCTAGCGGTGACTGCATAACCGATAATTACATTGATAATGATACGGAAGAAGAAAATCAAGAAGATGACGTTTATATCGAGGAAAATGAAGAGTATTAAAAAGTCTTAATTAAATATACGACTACATAATTGTATATATTTGTGTTTCAACCCTACTGTAACCAATGAGCCGCTATTCTCAACGGTTAATAAAATAAACACTACAAATGAAACACGTAAAAACTACTCTTTTTGCCCTATTACTTGCTTCAACAGCTTCTTTTGCGCAAACTAAAGCTAAAAAAGCCAAACCTCAACCTCAGCAAACAGCGGCTGTAAAAATTGCTGTTCCTGCGTTTAACGATTTGTACAGTAAATATGTAAATGCTCTTGAAGAAGGAAATACAGGTATCGATTATCAGGAATTCAGGTTCAGCTATGTGTATAGCGAGCAATTTAAAGTAGCCAACGAGAAATCGCAGGAATATAACCGTCTTAAGAAACTGCTTAATGAGCAGATCGAAAAACGTAATAATGCCGAGATCATTAAAACAGCAAGGCAAATGCTAAGCATTAATTATACCAGTCTACCCGCGCAGACTGCTTTATTTAATGCGTATTCTGAAACCGGAGACACAAAGAATGCTGCCAAATACAAAGCTATCCAGTCGGGGCTTTTACAATCTATCACCACCAAAGGCAATGGTTTGTCATGCGCTAACGGATGGCCGGTAATACAGGAAGAGGAAGAATATTTTATATTGGAAAAGGTAGTAGGCACAGGTATTGTAACCTCTAACTTTTACAGGACTGATGGCATATGCAATGAATTTGTAACCAATACAGATGGGAAAAGCAAAAAGTACTACTTTGAAACGTCCCGCTTAGAAGATGGAAGAAAAATACTTACGCCTGTACAGGAGTAAAAAAGCATATAAAACGCAAATCCCCGTCAGTTACCTGATGGGGATTTTTTATTTTATCTAACTCTGTTATTTATTTCTGCATCAGGCTCATCAGCGGTTTAAGCTGTCCTGTATCCAGGTTTGATTTTTGAAGAAGCCCTACCATTGTAAGTACATTTTGCGGAGTCATGTCTTCTCCCAAAACCCTTATCACTCCAAAACCGGTTTCTTTACGGTTTAAGAAAACTACAAACTCTTCTATATGCTCGCCTTCGCCTTTTGTGCTGACAGACATTCCGCCTTCGCTGGTATTCACTTTCATAAGCTCTTCGTAGTTATCTGTTTTTAGCAGTTCTTTTACGTTAGCTTTTTCTTTATCAAATTCGGCTCCGTTTGCATCATTACTCTGAAAAACAAGCACATTTAGCTTTTTCATAGACTCAAGCGCTTTGGTTTCTTCAGCCGACAATTTCATTTTATCCGCTTTAATAAAGTTAGTGCCGAGATCGAGCGTTACAAAGTTTTTAGCTTCACCTTTTTCTACAAAATACTTCTGCAGTGATGGTTTTTGCTCACACGATACCAGGGTTAGCATCAATATCGCCAGTATATACAAATTGCGTTTCATAGTCTTTATTTTTTAGAAGCTTTTTTAAGGGCTGCACCACCGGGCAGTTTCATGTAATCGGTAAGGAAAGATATCTCGCTAAGGTCAAAATTACCCGTAAGCGACATTAACACTGTACTGTCTTTTGCACCATTGCCTTCTACAAACATTAGTAACTCTTTAACCTGAGACGATGTTGCACCCGATTTTACATATATCTTTATCGCCCTTCCTCCTTCATTAATACGCATCAGTTCTTCCAGCGGATACTTTTTAAGGTAACCATCTACCGTATTCTTCATATCAGAAACCACTTTACCGCTCGAGGTGCTAAACACTTTAAGGTTATCCAGTTTCTTGATAAGATTTAGGTATTGCTGTGCCGATTTGTCTTTTGGGTCCATTTTTACATTACCCATAAGCTCAAACATCTTCTTATTCACTACTACCGCATCTACACCTTCTTTTTCAAACTTATCGAAAGCCGAGTTGGTTTGTGCAAAAATTAAAGTTGGTAAAACGGCTAATAGTAATGTGATTATAAACTTTCTCATTGTTGTAGTGTATTACTTTTGTTTTTGTGGGGGATTGTTATATAATTATTTTGAGCCCTTATCGCCTTTGCTTCCCTTAAGTCCTTTAAAATCTTTTATGTCTTTAAGGTCGTTAAGGTTTACATTACCGGTAAAAGATATTAGCACGGCATCTTCTTTTCTGTCGTCATTTTCAACAAACACAAGCCCTTCTTTTATGATCGAATCGCTGCTGCCCTGCCTAACGTATATTTTAACCTTGTTGCCTTCTGTGCTTACACTCATAAGCTCCTGTAATGTATTTTGCTTAAGATATCCGGCTACAGCTTCTTTAATCTGTTTTTTAAATTTCTTTTCAGAAGTGGTAAATATCTTAACGTTATCTACCTGTCCTGCAAGATCCATATAGGTTTTTGTTTTTTCATCTTTAGCCGATGAATCCATACTTCTGAACATATCAAACATTTCTTTGTTGATGGATACAGCCTGAATGCCTTCTACATCTTCAAATTTATTGAAAGCCGTTGTTTGTGCAAAGCTAACAAAAGGCAATACTGCCAGTACCGATGTGATTATAAATTTTTTCATGATTTCTTTATTTTTTAGTTTCTTTAAAAATTGTCGTTTTAGATTTTTCGTACTCTCCTGTAACATAATTAACACTGCTCATGCCCACATTTACATTTTTAGACAGCATATTAAGCGCTTTCTGGGTTTCTTTAAAAGCCGTTTCGGGATCGTTAAAAGTGCCCAGCTCTTCCTGCGAAGGTTGCTGCTGTGTGTTATAAAAAGTAAGCATTCCGCCAAGGAGCACAACACTTGCCGCTACCGATAGCCACGCTCCGTTGCGCTTTTTGGCTTTTAATGGCAAAGGTTTATCAAATTGTTGTTTTCCTTCGTTAGAAAAATACCCGAACAGAGGTTTATATTGCTCCAGCTGCGGCGCCACATTGGGTGAAGAGAAGTAAAGCTTTAAATCCTTTTCTTCGGCAATAGTTGTTTCTCCGTCAAAATATTTATTCAGTAATTTTTCAATTGTTTGTAATTCCATAGCTGTGTGTTTTTGTGAGTTGTTCCCTCAATGTTTTCCTTGCTCTTGAGAGCGCCACTCTTACGGCGGTCTCGTTCATGTCCATTATCTTGGCAATCTCTTCAAATTCGTATTCTTCAACATCCCTCATCTGCATGATCAGTTTTTGCTGTTCGGGCAGTGTCTCCATAATTTTTTCAACCCAGCTCCAGCTGTCGCGGTCTTCTGCCTGCTGCTGTAGTCCTGCCTGCCTGTCGGTATAGTTGCTGTGCACAATGCGCATTTCGCTGGCACGCTTAGACTTTAACTGGTCCAGGCAGTAATTTTTTGTCATGGTCATAGCCAGTGCTTCTACGCTGGAATAAGCCTCTAGCTTACCCTTGTTGTTCCACAGCTTTACCAGAACTTCCTGTGTTGCATCCTCCGCTTCTTCGGTACTTACAAGCAGCCGTTTTGCCAACCGGAATACCCGGTCTTTAAAAGGAGAGATGACTTTTATGAAGTCTGACTGATTCATAATCGGTCTTTGGTTTGTTATTGGTTATAAAAGGAAGACGAATAGTAACTATTTTTGTTACAAGCAATATTAAAAATAATTAAATTTACGTTCTTATACTAAACAAAACTGCCGGATGAAAAAGATTAAATTACTGTTAGCGAGCCTTGTACTGGCCGCTTTTGCTTTTCAGGGATGTGAGGACATGGATGATCACGCTGTTCCTGTAAACGATTTTATATGGAAAGGGCTCAATCTTTACTACCTGTGGCAGGAAAATGTACCTAATCTTGCAGACGACCGTTTTGCTAACCAGGAACAGCTAAATAACTTTTTAGAATCGTACGGCAGCCCCGAAAGCCTTTTTGAAAGCCTGTTGTACCGTAAATTTCCCGATGGCACGAATGCCGACCGCTTTAGTGTAATGTTCCCCGATTTCAGGGTGCTTGAAAATGTATTGCAGGGCGTGGCTACCAGTAATGGTATAGACTACGGACTTGCTTATGCGGATGATGCCCGTGTAAATGTATTGGGTTATGTTAGATATGTACTGCCTAATACCGATGCTGCTGCTAAAAATGTAAAAAGGGGCGATCTTTTTTATGCTGTAAACGGCACCCAGCTTACTGTTTCTAACTATCAGCAGTTACTGGCACAAGCAAACTATACCTTAAGCCTTGCCAGTTATGTAGACGGCGTACCTACCCCTACAGGTGTTACTGTAGAACTTACTAAAGCAGAATATGC
This region includes:
- a CDS encoding RNA polymerase subunit sigma-70, encoding MNQSDFIKVISPFKDRVFRLAKRLLVSTEEAEDATQEVLVKLWNNKGKLEAYSSVEALAMTMTKNYCLDQLKSKRASEMRIVHSNYTDRQAGLQQQAEDRDSWSWVEKIMETLPEQQKLIMQMRDVEEYEFEEIAKIMDMNETAVRVALSRARKTLREQLTKTHSYGITNN
- a CDS encoding phytoene synthase yields the protein MKAIFDKISFECSRNVTRAYSTSFSSAVRMLAPSIRQDIYNIYGFVRFADEIVDSFHDYDKEQLFNLFEGDLTNALRDGISLNPVLNSFQHTANRYAIGNDLINAFMKSMKQDLIKKDYSTFEEYNEYIYGSADVVGLMCLKVFVNKDDARYEELKPFAMRLGSAFQKVNFLRDLKADTEDLERNYFPLLNLTDMDDATKAHIIAEIEADLAEGYKGIVRLPAEAKFGVYTAYVYYKKLLKKLKNTPPMQIRATRIRVPDYEKFGLLAKCYLDYRLNII
- a CDS encoding GTP-binding protein TypA; its protein translation is MESIRNIAIIAHVDHGKTTLVDKIMYHCQLFRENENTGDLILDNNDLERERGITITSKNVSVQYKGTKINIIDTPGHADFGGEVERVLNMADGVLLLVDAFEGPMPQTRFVLQKAIDLGLKPCVVVNKVDKENCTPEEVHEKVFDLMFELGAQEWQLDFPTVYGSAKNNWMSTDFRNQTENIEPLLDMVLEHVPAPKVSEGTPQMLITSLDFSAFTGRIAIGRLERGVLKENMPISLVKRDGTVMKSRIKELHTFEGLGRKKVLEVVAGDICAIIGVEGFEIGDTIADFENPEALQTIAIDEPTMSMLFTINDSPFFGKEGKFVTSRHIRERLTKELEKNLAMKLGETDSADKFMVFGRGVLHLSVLIETMRREGYELQIGQPQVIIKEIDGKKCEPIEELTIDLPETLSGRAVEFVTIRKGELLSMEAKGERMIVKFNIPSRGIIGLRNQLLTATAGEAIMSHRYIGYEPFKGEIPGRNNGSLISMENGKAIPYSIDKLQDRGKFFVNANDEIYEGQVIGENSRSDDMVVNVTKMKKQSNVRSSGNDEKARIIPPIIFSLEEALEYIQKDEYVEVTPKSLRVRKIYLTETDRKRFKIA
- a CDS encoding beta-carotene hydroxylase — its product is MWLHILVFVLTFFIMEFMAWFTHKYVMHGFLWSLHADHHRKDHDSWFERNDTFFIFYALVSIGFFLLWQNDILEIGLAIGLGIFAYGLTYFLVHDIFIHQRFKIFRNANSRYGKAVRRAHKMHHKHINKEHGECFGMLLFPWKYWKKS
- a CDS encoding MerR family transcriptional regulator, with product MSNKIKSVFTIKDLENLSGIKAHTIRIWEKRYAILAPMRTDSNIRYYDIQSLQKLLNVATLNTFGYKISTIAKLAPEKIPVLVKEIISSKSLTNHVISNFKLAMMNFDLALFATTYTSLLAEKSFRSIFYDFFMPLLEEIGYLWQTGTISPAHEHFISALIKQKISANVEKLQLLPPTKTDRVFVLYLPEDEIHEIGLLFVNYELLLNGYKTIYIGESMPLNYVKDVKSYFDDITFVTYITQQPTIEDINKYISNVTTDLLDDNSTKLYIFGRTAQYIKPIILNDKITIFESLPSFSKTL
- a CDS encoding phytoene dehydrogenase; its protein translation is MKQRINILGSGISSLSASCYLSQQGYDVTIYEKNSTVGGRARQLKKDGFTFDIGPTWYWMPDVFERFFADFNKKPSDYYELTRLSPAYSVYFDTLDFVTIADNLDVIAETFESIENGSGAQLREFIDEAKSNYDIAIKDLVYRPGESVFELVTTQTMAKVGQFFGNISKDIRRRFKNKRLVSILEFPVLFLGAKPSDTPSFYSFMNFADFGLGTWHPKNGMYSVVLAMEKLAKELGVKIVTDANVSKINIENGTAKSMVVNGQTIEADIIVSGADYHHTETLLDPEYRKYSEKYWDKRTFAPSSLLFYVGFDKKIANTEHHTLFFDTDFDVHAKDIYDNPKWPEEPLFYASFPSKTDADAAPEGKEAGIFLIPLAPGIEDTPQLRDTYFDKIITRLEKLTQQDVRKNIIFKESFCLNDFVKDYNSYKGNAYGLANTLFQTAFLRPKLKSPKVKNLYFTGQLTVPGPGVPPALISGKLVAGLIDKHNPKAMPLTVK